In one Rutidosis leptorrhynchoides isolate AG116_Rl617_1_P2 chromosome 8, CSIRO_AGI_Rlap_v1, whole genome shotgun sequence genomic region, the following are encoded:
- the LOC139863554 gene encoding uncharacterized protein, protein MSDWGPVFVAVVLFILLTPGLLIQIPGHNKIVEFGNFQTSGVSILVHSVIYFALICIFLLAIGIHMYLVTLSNAKELLPSDHEITNNADSPETAEAKSSEMSLFFSDGACSTAHQVPEARYYSDPTWKYHAAEKCRSREESVEYVQLSFRKESCYSLSQGSFFCFSSEIKIIFITHHQPESAVIMADWGPVLIGVVLFILLQPGLLFQLPGNGKHMEFGSMHTNGKAIAVHTLIFFVLYAILVLAVHIHIYTG, encoded by the exons ATGTCGGATTGGGGACCGGTGTTTGTAGCTGTTGTGCTCTTCATATTACTAACACCGGGTCTGCTGATTCAGATACCAGGGCACAACAAGATTGTGGAATTTGGTAATTTTCAAACAAGTGGTGTTTCAATTCTGGTTCATTCTGTTATCTATTTCGCTCTTATTTGTATTTTCTTGTTAGCCATTGGGATCCATATGTACCTTG TCACACTATCAAACGCTAAAGAACTCCTGCCATCAGACCACGAAATAACTAACAACGCAGATTCGCCAGAAACCGCCGAAGCAAAGTCATCGGAAATGTCATTGTTCTTCAGCGACGGGGCGTGTTCGACCGCACATCAAGTACCGGAGGCCAGATATTACAGCGATCCGACGTGGAAATACCATGCGGCCGAGAAGTGCAGATCACGTGAAGAAAGTGTTGAGTATGTTCAGCTTAGCTTTCGGAAGGAATCGTGTTACTCCCTGTCGCAGGGTTCCTTTTTCTGCTTCAGTTCAGAAATCAAAATCA TTTTTATTACACATCATCAACCAGAGAGTGCAGTTATAATGGCTGATTGGGGACCCGTACTCATCGGTGTTGTACTCTTCATACTGTTGCAACCTGGACTGCTATTTCAGTTACCTGGAAACGGAAAACATATGGAGTTTGGAAGCATGCATACTAACGGCAAGGCGATTGCAGTTCACACGCTTATATTTTTCGTTCTATACGCTATTCTGGTACTTGCTGTTCATATCCATATCTATACTGGTTAA
- the LOC139861127 gene encoding uncharacterized protein — MHTDWGPAAVAVVMFILLSPGLLFQLPARNRVIEFGNMYTSGISILVHAVLYFCIYTILVVAIGIHIRT; from the coding sequence ATGCACACAGATTGGGGACCTGCAGCTGTAGCAGTAGTTATGTTCATATTATTATCACCAGGGCTGCTATTTCAACTGCCAGCTAGGAATAGAGTGATAGAGTTTGGGAATATGTACACAAGTGGGATTTCGATCCTAGTTCATGCGGTTTTATACTTTTGTATTTACACTATCTTGGTTGTAGCTATTGGTATTCATATTCGAAcgtaa
- the LOC139861401 gene encoding uncharacterized protein, with translation MADWAPILIGVLLFVLLTPGLLFQLPGKGRAVEFNSMQTSGVSICVHTIIFFGLITILLIAVGISINIG, from the coding sequence ATGGCAGATTGGGCACCGATTCTAATAGGCGTATTGCTCTTTGTGCTGCTTACACCCGGTTTGTTGTTTCAACTACCGGGTAAGGGACGTGCGGTTGAGTTCAATAGCATGCAGACTAGTGGGGTTTCTATTTGTGTCCACACGATCATCTTTTTTGGGCTAATCACCATCTTACTTATTGCAGTTGGTATAAGCATTAACATAGGCTAG